In Microbacterium sp. AB, a single genomic region encodes these proteins:
- a CDS encoding Fpg/Nei family DNA glycosylase: MPEGHSVHRIARQFGRNFVGRAVHAESPQGRFAQGAKLLDGRVPTRAQAVGKQMFLEFDEELWLRVHLGLYGAWDFAGEILVDPTIASANGRMGQTNQRGTDLPGGGVAIHDDAGENSLSSIGAPRRARVHVRMSEQTKGIDEADGLAPEDAPWPPPVVGQVRLRLLTEATCADLRGPTACAVQTPDEIAAVIARLGPDPLVGDVAEGEERFLSAVRRRGVAIGQLLMDQSVVSGIGNVYRAEMLFRARLDPHTPGDVVPEEIVRGLWRDWVSLLRIGVETGQMMTMDGLDGEAWRRAMARRDDRHWVYHRAGLPCRVCGTEIVLEEMQARKLYWCPTCQR; the protein is encoded by the coding sequence ATGCCAGAGGGTCACTCCGTCCATCGGATCGCACGGCAGTTCGGCCGCAACTTCGTCGGGCGCGCGGTGCACGCCGAAAGCCCCCAGGGGCGCTTCGCGCAGGGCGCGAAGCTCCTCGACGGCCGGGTCCCGACGAGGGCCCAGGCGGTCGGAAAGCAGATGTTCCTCGAGTTCGACGAGGAGCTGTGGCTCCGCGTGCACCTGGGCCTCTACGGCGCCTGGGACTTCGCGGGCGAGATCCTCGTCGACCCCACGATCGCCTCGGCGAACGGGCGCATGGGGCAGACGAACCAGCGGGGCACCGATCTGCCCGGCGGCGGCGTGGCGATCCACGACGACGCGGGGGAGAACTCCCTGTCCTCGATCGGCGCCCCGCGCAGGGCACGGGTGCACGTGCGGATGTCGGAGCAGACGAAGGGCATCGACGAGGCGGACGGTCTCGCGCCCGAGGATGCGCCGTGGCCGCCTCCCGTCGTGGGCCAGGTGCGGCTGCGGCTGCTCACGGAGGCGACGTGCGCCGACCTGCGCGGACCCACGGCGTGCGCGGTCCAGACGCCCGATGAGATCGCGGCGGTCATCGCGAGGCTCGGACCCGACCCGCTCGTCGGCGACGTGGCGGAGGGCGAGGAGCGCTTCCTGTCGGCCGTGCGCCGCCGCGGGGTCGCGATCGGCCAGCTCCTCATGGACCAGTCCGTCGTGAGCGGCATCGGGAACGTCTACCGTGCCGAGATGCTCTTCCGTGCGCGGCTCGACCCGCACACGCCCGGCGACGTCGTCCCGGAGGAGATCGTGCGCGGGCTCTGGCGCGACTGGGTGTCGCTCCTGCGGATCGGCGTCGAGACCGGGCAGATGATGACGATGGACGGGCTCGACGGGGAGGCGTGGCGACGTGCCATGGCCCGTCGCGACGACCGGCACTGGGTCTATCACCGCGCGGGCCTCCCATGCCGTGTCTGCGGCACGGAGATCGTGCTCGAGGAGATGCAGGCGCGCAAGCTCTACTGGTGCCCCACCTGCCAGCGGTGA
- a CDS encoding ribose-5-phosphate isomerase, producing the protein MRIHIATDHAGLEFSTRLQHHLAAQGHEVVDHGPVDYDPVDDYPAFCIRAAQAVVDDQRTGAEALGVVFGGSGNGEQIAANKVQGVRAALVWSLSTAELAREHNDANVIAIGARQHTFEDVTSFIDRFVATPFSHDERHVRRIAQVGAYERDGVLVDGPGPRKVS; encoded by the coding sequence ATGCGCATTCACATCGCGACCGATCACGCCGGTCTCGAGTTCTCGACCCGGCTCCAGCACCATCTCGCCGCGCAGGGCCATGAGGTCGTCGACCACGGGCCCGTCGACTACGACCCGGTCGACGACTACCCCGCGTTCTGCATCCGCGCCGCCCAGGCGGTCGTCGACGACCAGCGGACGGGGGCCGAGGCGCTCGGCGTGGTCTTCGGCGGCTCCGGCAACGGCGAGCAGATCGCCGCGAACAAGGTCCAGGGCGTCCGAGCGGCCCTCGTGTGGAGCCTCTCCACGGCAGAGCTCGCGCGCGAGCACAACGACGCGAACGTCATCGCCATCGGCGCGCGCCAGCACACGTTCGAGGACGTGACGAGCTTCATCGACAGGTTCGTCGCCACGCCGTTCTCGCACGACGAGCGTCACGTGCGGCGCATCGCGCAGGTGGGCGCCTACGAGCGCGACGGGGTGCTCGTCGACGGCCCGGGCCCGCGGAAGGTCTCCTAG
- a CDS encoding FMN-binding negative transcriptional regulator, whose product MRQNPSYAMTDLAEIRRLVDRNPWATLVSATDEGLVASHYAVLLDDDRDDLTVVGHVGKPDDLIHGLGERELLIVFQGPHGYITPRWYGEGKAVPTWNFVTAHLSGVPEILSTEENLVVLDRLVARFENTAEDPRLLWERPNDADFVERLEKGTTGFRLTPTRLVAKRKLSQNRPDEVIETIIHGLDGDGPYRNPGLAAEMRRAQDARTAAKGDRG is encoded by the coding sequence ATGAGGCAGAACCCGTCCTACGCCATGACCGACCTCGCCGAGATCCGGCGGCTCGTCGACCGCAACCCGTGGGCGACGCTCGTCAGCGCGACGGACGAGGGACTCGTCGCCTCGCACTACGCCGTGCTGCTCGACGACGACCGCGACGACCTGACCGTCGTCGGGCACGTCGGCAAGCCCGACGACCTCATCCACGGTCTGGGCGAGCGCGAGCTGCTCATCGTGTTCCAGGGCCCGCACGGCTACATCACGCCGCGCTGGTACGGCGAGGGGAAGGCCGTGCCGACGTGGAACTTCGTCACGGCGCACCTCTCCGGCGTGCCCGAGATCCTCTCGACGGAGGAGAACCTCGTCGTGCTCGACCGCCTCGTCGCGCGCTTCGAGAACACGGCCGAGGATCCGCGCCTCCTGTGGGAGAGGCCGAACGACGCGGACTTCGTCGAGCGGCTCGAGAAGGGGACGACGGGCTTCCGCCTCACGCCGACGAGGCTCGTGGCCAAGCGCAAGCTCAGCCAGAATCGTCCCGACGAGGTGATCGAGACGATCATCCACGGGCTCGACGGCGACGGCCCCTACCGGAATCCCGGGCTCGCGGCGGAGATGCGCCGGGCGCAGGACGCCCGCACGGCGGCGAAGGGCGACAGAGGATGA
- a CDS encoding ferrochelatase, with product MSDALAPAVVPFASEAAAPGDPFVETPVAYDAVLLSSFGGPEGQDDVIPFLRNVTNGRGIPDERLEEVAVHYRHFGGVSPIGAQNRALKAALEAELARRGLDLPVYWGNRNWAPFLDDAVREAHADGHRTLLAIATSAYSSYSGDRQYREDYARVLAETGLGEGEDPVTIDKVRLFFDHPGFVEPFYEGVRDAFAGFLEDGTAAESIRVLFSTHSIPTADADRSGPRDREWPEGGAYAAQHRAVAAHIMRRLGEELPAARGAGWRLVYQSRSGPASQPWLEPDVNDVIAELPGEGAEAVAIVPLGFVSDHMEVLWDLDNEATASAAAAGIRSVRTRTPGVHPAFVAGLVDLVEERLHGTPAGERPHLTELGPWYDVSRPGDCENARLGFRPAAAGLAP from the coding sequence ATCAGCGACGCCCTTGCACCGGCCGTGGTCCCCTTCGCATCCGAAGCGGCGGCGCCGGGCGATCCGTTCGTCGAGACGCCCGTGGCGTACGACGCCGTCCTGCTCAGCAGCTTCGGCGGACCCGAGGGGCAGGACGACGTCATCCCCTTCCTGCGGAACGTCACGAACGGGCGGGGCATCCCCGACGAGCGTCTCGAGGAGGTCGCCGTCCACTACCGGCACTTCGGGGGCGTGAGCCCGATCGGCGCGCAGAACCGCGCGCTGAAGGCGGCGCTCGAGGCCGAGCTGGCCCGACGGGGCCTCGACCTCCCCGTCTACTGGGGCAACCGCAACTGGGCGCCGTTCCTGGACGACGCGGTCCGCGAGGCCCACGCGGACGGGCACCGCACGCTGCTCGCCATCGCCACGAGCGCGTACAGCTCCTACTCGGGCGACCGGCAGTACCGCGAGGACTACGCCCGGGTGCTCGCCGAGACCGGTCTGGGGGAGGGCGAGGACCCCGTGACGATCGACAAGGTACGCCTCTTCTTCGATCACCCGGGCTTCGTGGAGCCGTTCTACGAGGGCGTGCGGGACGCGTTCGCCGGCTTCCTGGAGGACGGGACCGCCGCGGAGAGCATCCGCGTGCTCTTCTCCACGCATTCGATCCCCACCGCCGACGCCGACCGCTCGGGTCCGCGCGACCGCGAATGGCCGGAGGGCGGAGCGTACGCGGCACAGCATCGCGCGGTGGCCGCGCACATCATGCGACGGCTGGGCGAGGAGCTCCCGGCCGCGCGCGGCGCGGGGTGGAGGCTCGTCTACCAGTCGCGATCGGGGCCCGCCTCCCAGCCGTGGCTCGAGCCCGACGTGAACGACGTCATCGCGGAGCTGCCGGGCGAGGGGGCGGAGGCCGTCGCGATCGTGCCTCTCGGCTTCGTCAGCGACCACATGGAGGTGCTGTGGGACCTCGACAACGAGGCCACGGCCTCGGCCGCCGCGGCCGGGATCCGCTCGGTGAGGACCCGGACGCCGGGCGTCCACCCGGCGTTCGTCGCGGGTCTCGTCGACCTCGTCGAGGAGCGTCTGCACGGCACGCCCGCGGGCGAGCGTCCGCACCTCACGGAGCTGGGCCCCTGGTACGACGTCTCGCGGCCGGGCGACTGCGAGAACGCGCGGCTGGGCTTCCGGCCCGCCGCCGCCGGCCTGGCGCCGTGA
- the pepN gene encoding aminopeptidase N: MPGENLTRDEAQERRAIVDTRTYEVALDLTKGGEVFGSRSVVRFGATPGARTFVDLIAHDVREITLNGREIDPADAYADARIRLDGLEAENELVVDADCLYTNTGEGLHRFVDPVDDEVYLYSQFEVPDSRRVFAVFEQPDLKATFQFTITAPAAWKVVSNQPTPEPIPHDDGVNATWGFEPTPPISSYITAVIAGPYEEARSELTSASGRVVPLGVFARKSLWQDLDADYVFEKTRQGFAYYEEKFGYPYPFAKYDQLFVPEFNAGAMENAGAVTFTETYVFRSKVTDAVKERRVVTILHELAHMWFGDLVTMKWWNDLWLNESFAEWASTIATAEATEWTEAWTTFNAMEKTWAYRQDQLPSTHPVVAEISDLEDVQVNFDGITYAKGGSVLKQLAAWVGIDAFFQGVGAYFRTHAYSSTTLSDLLVELERTSGRDLSQWSRKWLETAGVNTLSPVIDDDHDGRITRFAITQTAPADYPTIRPHRLGIGFYDLADGVLARTHGIEIDVDGDLTEVPQLKGLRRPALVLLNDGDLAYAKIRLDDRSLATAVDHLADIADPLARSLVWGAAWDQTRDAETPASEYIDLVLRNVGRESESTTVRTTLGQLQLAANSYVAPASREESRAKVADGLWSLLQQAAPGGDLQLQLATAFASAASTPAHWDDVRRLRDGETVLDGLTIDTDLSWQLLVSLAAGGVVDDDAIDAALAADNTAKGAESAAQARAALPTVDGKAAAWASLIDSDALPNTIVRAAALGFVHPASREQLAPYVERYFAMLLPVWETRTFQIASYLVERLYPAPLASEELRAATRAWLAENPDAPAALRRIVAENLAGVERAIAAQERDAE; encoded by the coding sequence GTGCCAGGAGAGAACCTCACACGCGACGAGGCGCAGGAACGTCGCGCGATCGTCGACACGCGGACGTACGAGGTCGCGCTCGACCTGACCAAGGGCGGCGAGGTGTTCGGCTCGCGCAGCGTCGTGCGGTTCGGCGCCACGCCCGGTGCGCGCACGTTCGTCGATCTCATCGCACACGATGTGCGCGAGATCACGCTCAACGGCCGGGAGATCGACCCCGCCGACGCCTACGCGGACGCCCGCATCCGGCTCGACGGCCTCGAGGCCGAGAACGAGCTCGTCGTGGACGCCGACTGCCTCTACACGAACACGGGCGAGGGGCTGCACCGATTCGTCGACCCCGTCGACGACGAGGTCTATCTGTACTCGCAGTTCGAGGTGCCCGACTCCCGCCGCGTGTTCGCCGTGTTCGAGCAGCCCGACCTCAAGGCGACGTTCCAGTTCACGATCACCGCGCCCGCCGCATGGAAGGTGGTGTCGAACCAGCCCACGCCCGAGCCCATCCCGCACGACGACGGCGTGAACGCGACGTGGGGCTTCGAGCCGACGCCGCCCATCTCCTCGTACATCACGGCCGTCATCGCGGGTCCGTACGAGGAGGCGCGCTCCGAGCTGACCTCCGCGTCGGGCAGGGTGGTCCCGCTCGGCGTCTTCGCGCGCAAGAGCCTCTGGCAGGACCTCGACGCGGACTACGTCTTCGAGAAGACGCGCCAGGGCTTCGCGTACTACGAGGAGAAGTTCGGCTATCCCTACCCCTTCGCGAAGTACGACCAGCTCTTCGTGCCGGAGTTCAACGCCGGCGCCATGGAGAACGCCGGAGCGGTGACGTTCACGGAGACCTACGTCTTCCGCAGCAAGGTCACCGACGCCGTCAAGGAGCGTCGCGTCGTCACGATCCTGCACGAGCTCGCCCACATGTGGTTCGGCGACCTCGTCACGATGAAGTGGTGGAACGACCTCTGGCTCAACGAGTCGTTCGCCGAATGGGCGTCGACCATCGCCACGGCCGAGGCCACGGAGTGGACCGAGGCCTGGACCACGTTCAACGCCATGGAGAAGACCTGGGCGTACCGTCAGGACCAGCTGCCGTCGACGCACCCGGTGGTCGCCGAGATCTCCGATCTCGAGGACGTGCAGGTCAACTTCGACGGGATCACCTACGCCAAGGGCGGGTCGGTCCTGAAGCAGCTCGCGGCCTGGGTCGGCATCGACGCGTTCTTCCAGGGCGTCGGGGCCTACTTCCGCACGCACGCGTATTCCAGCACGACCCTGTCGGATCTGCTCGTCGAGCTCGAGCGGACGAGCGGGCGCGACCTGTCGCAGTGGTCCCGGAAGTGGCTGGAGACCGCCGGCGTCAACACGCTCTCGCCCGTCATCGACGACGATCACGACGGCCGCATCACGCGCTTCGCGATCACGCAGACGGCGCCCGCCGACTATCCGACGATCCGGCCCCATCGACTGGGCATCGGCTTCTACGACCTCGCGGACGGCGTCCTCGCGCGCACGCACGGCATCGAGATCGACGTCGACGGCGACCTCACCGAGGTGCCGCAGCTCAAGGGACTGCGCCGCCCCGCCCTCGTGCTGCTCAACGACGGCGACCTCGCCTACGCGAAGATCCGCCTCGACGACAGGAGCCTCGCAACCGCGGTGGACCACCTCGCCGACATCGCCGACCCGCTGGCGCGCTCCCTCGTGTGGGGCGCCGCATGGGACCAGACCCGCGACGCCGAGACCCCGGCGAGCGAGTACATCGATCTCGTCCTGCGCAACGTCGGCCGCGAGAGCGAGTCCACCACCGTCCGCACCACCCTCGGGCAGCTGCAGCTCGCCGCGAACAGCTATGTCGCCCCCGCCTCCCGCGAGGAGTCGCGCGCCAAGGTCGCCGACGGCCTGTGGTCGCTGCTGCAGCAGGCCGCTCCCGGAGGAGACCTGCAGCTCCAGCTCGCGACCGCCTTCGCCTCCGCGGCGTCGACGCCCGCGCACTGGGACGACGTGCGCCGTCTCCGCGACGGCGAGACCGTCCTCGACGGCCTGACGATCGACACCGACCTCTCGTGGCAGCTGCTCGTGTCGCTCGCGGCGGGCGGGGTCGTGGACGACGACGCGATCGACGCGGCGCTGGCAGCGGACAACACCGCCAAGGGCGCCGAGTCCGCCGCGCAGGCGCGTGCGGCGCTCCCCACCGTCGACGGGAAGGCCGCCGCGTGGGCCTCACTGATCGACAGCGACGCCCTGCCGAACACGATCGTCCGCGCGGCGGCGCTGGGCTTCGTGCACCCGGCGTCGCGCGAGCAGCTCGCGCCGTACGTGGAGAGGTACTTCGCGATGCTCCTCCCCGTGTGGGAGACGCGCACCTTCCAGATCGCGTCGTACCTCGTCGAGCGGCTCTACCCGGCGCCCCTCGCGAGCGAGGAGCTGCGCGCGGCGACCCGTGCCTGGCTCGCGGAGAACCCGGACGCGCCCGCCGCGCTGCGGCGCATCGTCGCCGAGAACCTCGCGGGGGTCGAGCGCGCGATCGCCGCGCAGGAGCGCGACGCCGAGTAG